The following is a genomic window from Mustela lutreola isolate mMusLut2 chromosome 5, mMusLut2.pri, whole genome shotgun sequence.
attgaattaattaagtaattaaataaaatggcaaGATATTTATGGAGGGAAAACCCCGTACATGCCAAGATAAATGGTACTCCACTCTGTATACTAATTGTAACCAATAAACTGCTTAAGTGTATCTCAGTTAACTTACTATATCAGGGAACTCACAAGAGCAGCACACTGTGCTggaattctttttataaataagtcTCTCCTCTTTATGAGCACCCCTTGCTCAAagattaaaatgctttaaatcAGGGCTTCTTAATTTGGCCCAAATCAGCTGGTGGAAGAATATGGTATTTGGGATACAAAGGAGGAATGTAGTAAGAAGTAAATTAATTATAGAATAGAGATATCTATCTAGCTAAATAGGTTTAAGCTTAAATCCTTTAccataacaaattttttttatttttttactcactTGATTTTGTCTCTATATTATCCTGATAATAGTCAAGTAATCAAGTCCTGTCaccctctgagcttcagtttccttatctgtaaaacccCTTTCATTTCTTATCCAGGCCTAAGATTCTGACTCTAATACTGTttgatttccttttaaatttaatgtgGGTTCACACTGTGAAAGGACTCAACAAAGCAAGATGCCTCTTCACCTATACCATTTTTACAGCAGCATAGGGACATAGAAactttcctttgaaaaataaggtcattggggcgcctgggtggctcagtgggttaagccgctgccttcggctcgggtcgtgatctgggggtcctgggatcgagtcccacatcgggctctctgctcggcggggagcctgcttccctctctctctctctctctgtgccagcctctctacctacctgtgatctctctctgacaaataaataaataaaatctttaaaaaaaaaaaaagaaaaataaggtctCCCTAAGACCACGTGACACCATACACCCTAACAAACTTTTGCATGATCATAAATTCCCCACATTCTTGGAAATAAGCAAGGATTAACTattatgaattataattttataagaatttatcTCCCCTGGTTAGATTACATAAAGGGGGAGTAGAGTTCTTTGAAGTTCACTGATTAGAGTGTGGGGAGACCAGGGTATCCTCTTGTTTTGTGCTCACAAATACTCTAGCTCATTCAATATAATATGTAACCTTACAAATTATGcaatttaatgggaaaaaaagtttgtaaagttctatacactttaaaaaataacttgcatTTGGACACTTCCAAAATAAGCTTTGACTAGAGAATATTAATTCCTCAATCAAGACGCAGGGTGGCGCTGCAGGCTAAGATTGTGAATAAAGAGCCCTAAAAAGCTCCCGTGTTCCTTTGttacaaaaaggaataaaaaatacacgCGAGAGGCTTTGCCAGCCGTGCTGGGTTACCAGCGAGTTTGGGATGCAATATACTAAACGAATTTAAGATTAAAGGCAACTTTGTGCGGCCTCCACCAAACAAGAAGTCAGAATTTAGTATCTCCAGTCTTCGTGGTTCCTAGGAGGGATTGGATGTAAGCACCGGGTCTCCAACATGGAGACGCTAGAGAGAATTCAACCAAACAGGCAAGTGATGGCCTTTATTTTGATGGTGTTATTGTCTCAGGCTCGCGCTGAGCCTATGCGTTATTCTGTGATGGAAGAAACAGAGAGTGGCTCCTTTGTAGCCCATCTGACCATGGATCTGGGCCTGGGAATTGGGGAACTGGCTGCCCGGTCGGCCCGGGTGGTGTCTGATGATGACAAGCAGCGCTTGCAGCTGGATCGTCAGACTGGAGATTTGCTTTTGAGGGAGAAACTAGACCGGGAAGAGCTATGTGGCCCTGTTGAACCGTGTGTACTGCATTTCCAAGTGTTCCTAGAAACGCCGGTTCAGTTTTTTGAAGGAGAGTTATCAATCCAGGACGTAAATGACCACTCCCCAGTGTTCCCGACTAGGGAAATGCTCttgaaaatacttgaaaacagCCAGCCAGGTACTCTGTTTCCCTTGAAACCAGCTCAGGATTTGGATGTGGGCAGCAATAGTCTTCAAAAATACACTCTCAGCCCCAATTCTCATTTTCATGTACTAACTCGAAATCATAGTGAGGGGAAGAAATACCCAGATTTGGTGCAGGACAAAGCACTGGATCGCGAGGAGCAGTCTGAGTTCAGCTTAACCCTCATGGCACTGGATGGTGGGTCTCCGCCTAAGTCTGGCACCATGACAGTGCGAATTGTGATCATAGATGTCAATGACAATGCTCCAGAGTTTGTTCACACCCCATATAAGGTGCAGGTCTTGGAAAACAGCCCCCTAGGCTCCCCAGTACTTAGTGTCTCAGCTAGAGATATAGATGCTGGAAACTTCGGAAGTGTTTCATATAGCTTGTTCCAAGCATCAGATGAAATTAAACAAACTTTCTCAATAAATGAAGTCACAGGAGAAATCCGATTGACAAAGAAACTGGATTTTGAACAAATTAAATCTTACCACGTGGAAATTGAGGCTATAGACGGAGGAGGCCTTTCTGGAAAAGGCTCTGTAGTCATAGACGTGTTGGATGTGAACGACAACGCCCCTGAACTTACCATAACTTCACTCACCAACTCCGTCCCAGAAAATGCGCCTGAGACTGTAGTCTCTGTCTTCCGAATTCGGGATCGAGACTCTGGAGACAATGGGAAGATGATTTGCTCTATTCCAGATGATCTGCCGTTCCTTCTGAAACCGACTTTCAAGAATTTCTACACCCTAGTAACAGAGAGTCCCCTCGACAGAGAGAGCCAGGCCGAATACAACATCACCATCACCGTCACCGACCTGGGGACCCCCAGGCTGAAAACCCAGCACAACCTCACGGTGACCGTGTCCGACGTCAACGACAACGCCCCGACCTTCAGCCAGACGACCTACACCCTGCGCGTCCGCGAGAACAACAGCCCCGCCCTGCACATCGGCAGCGTGAGCGCCACCGACAGAGACTCGGGCGCCAACGCCCAGGTCACCTACTCGCTGCTGCCGCCCCACGACCCGCAGCTGCCGCTGGGCTCGCTGGTGTCCATCAACGCGGATAACGGGCAGCTGTTCGCGCTCAGGTCGCTGGATTTCGAGGCGCTGCAGGCGTTCGAGTTCCGCGTGGGCGCGGCCGACCGCGGCTCGCCGGCGCTCAGCAGCCAGGCGCTGGTGCGCGTGCTGGTGGCGGACGCCAACGACAACGCGCCGTTTGTGCTGTACCCGCTGCAGAACGGCTCGGCGCCCTGCACCGAGCTGGTGCCGCGGGCGGCCGAGGCGGGCTACCTGGTGGccaaggtggtggcggtggacGGCGACTCGGGCCAGAACGCCTGGCTGTCGTACCAGCTGCTCAAGGCCACGGAGCCCGGGCTGTTCGGCGTGTGGGCGCACAACGGCGAGGTGCGCACGGCGCGGCCGCTGAGCGAGCGCGACGCCGTCAAGCACAGGCTGCTGGTGCTGGTCCGGGACCACGGCGAGCCGCCGCTGTCGGCCAGCGTCACGCTGCACGTGCTGCTGGTGGACGGCTTCTCGCAGCCCTACCTGCCGCTGCCGGACGCGGCGGCGGCCGAGGCCCGCGCCGACCCGCTCACCGTCTACCTGGTGGTGGCCTTGGCGTCCGTGTCGTCGCTCTTCCTGTTCTCGGTGCTGGTGTTCGTGGCGGTGCGGCTGTGCAGGAGGAGGCGGGCGGCGTCGGGGGGCGGCTGCTCGGTGCCCGAGGGTCCGTTTCCGGGCCACCTGGTGGACGTCAGCGGCGCGGGGACCCTGTCCCACAGCTACCAGTATGAGGTGTGTCTGAGGGGAGGCTCTGGGACCGGTGAGTTCAAATTCTTGAAGCCAATATTTCCCAACCTCTTGATTGAGGACACTGAGAGAGAAATTCAAGACAACCC
Proteins encoded in this region:
- the LOC131832165 gene encoding protocadherin beta-4, translated to METLERIQPNRQVMAFILMVLLSQARAEPMRYSVMEETESGSFVAHLTMDLGLGIGELAARSARVVSDDDKQRLQLDRQTGDLLLREKLDREELCGPVEPCVLHFQVFLETPVQFFEGELSIQDVNDHSPVFPTREMLLKILENSQPGTLFPLKPAQDLDVGSNSLQKYTLSPNSHFHVLTRNHSEGKKYPDLVQDKALDREEQSEFSLTLMALDGGSPPKSGTMTVRIVIIDVNDNAPEFVHTPYKVQVLENSPLGSPVLSVSARDIDAGNFGSVSYSLFQASDEIKQTFSINEVTGEIRLTKKLDFEQIKSYHVEIEAIDGGGLSGKGSVVIDVLDVNDNAPELTITSLTNSVPENAPETVVSVFRIRDRDSGDNGKMICSIPDDLPFLLKPTFKNFYTLVTESPLDRESQAEYNITITVTDLGTPRLKTQHNLTVTVSDVNDNAPTFSQTTYTLRVRENNSPALHIGSVSATDRDSGANAQVTYSLLPPHDPQLPLGSLVSINADNGQLFALRSLDFEALQAFEFRVGAADRGSPALSSQALVRVLVADANDNAPFVLYPLQNGSAPCTELVPRAAEAGYLVAKVVAVDGDSGQNAWLSYQLLKATEPGLFGVWAHNGEVRTARPLSERDAVKHRLLVLVRDHGEPPLSASVTLHVLLVDGFSQPYLPLPDAAAAEARADPLTVYLVVALASVSSLFLFSVLVFVAVRLCRRRRAASGGGCSVPEGPFPGHLVDVSGAGTLSHSYQYEVCLRGGSGTGEFKFLKPIFPNLLIEDTEREIQDNPNCRNSFEFS